The Fusarium poae strain DAOMC 252244 chromosome 2, whole genome shotgun sequence nucleotide sequence ATACCCGGTAGACACAATCCGTTGACGTTTCAATGAATGGCGCAGTTGATTCTCCAGTAATCTTCTTTCGATCTATAATCTAAACATAGTCGGCTTGACATTGTTTCAGACCATAGCCAGCAACACGGCGGTGTCAGAGTAGATACTGTGAATGTAGTTTTTATCTTGCGGAGGTTACTCTCAAGAAACATATGTGACATGAATATCGAGGGCATGAAAGTCAATGCCCCAGGTAATGGATCGATTGGCAAGGCTTCGAGACATGTCTTGTTGGTTAGAGGCTTTGCCCTGGTTTCATGTATTAAGAAATGGTTATTCAATTTCACTGTCAGACTACCGAAATAGGTCTATGATAACCATTCCTGTATGTAAAACTTAACTATGTATGCCAGAGATAAGGGGTCAACGAGAGCGGACTCAGAGAGCAACATTTATGACGATGGCAGTtcatctccatcaacttTTAGGTTAGCCGATGCTGCTAAACACCATCAAGATGATCGTATCGTAACGGCAAGTGGCCTCTCCCACATTCCGCTCATGAACGTAATGGCGTCCCACTTTGGAACACACCCAAGATGCATTTGACTGCAACAGAGCGGATATGCGGAAGTGAAATTGATCAGATAAAATTTTTCCTGCATGAGCCGATCTCGCTTTGGGGTGTGAGCGTAGTAATAACTCGGCTTTAGCTCTGGATTTGGGAATCGCTCATCTTATCTGATGATCAGATTAGATACACTGAACAAAAAAAGCCGCTAGAAAAACCTGGCTTGAACTGCCCTGGGCGTTATGGATCATGTCGAAATAGGAGCTTTGTCGTAGTGAAAACGATTCCTACTGTAAGGTAAGGCTCAGTATCATGTAGAGACGATCTTTCAAAGTATTCTCTGGGCGAGATTGATATCATGAGCTAGGTAGAGAAAGCCTCTTAGTCGTTCAGTTGCTCAGCCATGACATCTTCCTTTGGCAGAGGCAAAGCAGGATGATGCTGATGGCGACATCTAGCGCCGCCTCCTTCACTCGACACCACCTTAATTGCCGCATTAACTTGACCCTAGCAAGTTTCCACATCGTTTGGCTCTTGCTACATGCAATCATTCCATAACTGGCTTCGATTCCATCCTAAAAACATGGGGCCTGAACGGAGTACGGCATTGATGGTGGGGCAAATCATCATGACGGGTTAACACGGATACACAAGCGTTGATAGCGTCGGTTTGAGCTTTCGCGCACATATCATTGCAAGGGAGTACCCTTGATCGATGTCCACCATGATTCTCCATGAGCTTCGATTTCTCTCGAGACCTCTTAACGCTGTTTCTTTCGAAGAACTCTGGAAAGAAGTGGTAGTGCTGATCTCACCCAGTTCTCATCATGACGACCGAAATCACGAACGTCCCCTCTGCGCCGTCGCAGAAACAAAAGCTCTCCGTGCTTGAAGGCCCTGTCGACCCTCCGTTGGTTGACTTCACATTGGGCGAGCTACTCGAGCTTCAAACCTACCAACATGGCAACCAAGAGTGTCTGGTCATCCCATGGACCGGTGCTCGCTGGACGTACAATGAGCTGAGCCAGCAGAGCTCTTCCTTGGCACAGTCCTTGCTGGACATGGGAATCGGAGTTGGTGACCGCGTCGCAATCATGGCCGGAAACTGTGAGCAATACGCAGCTGTGTTCTTTGCTGTGGCCAAAATTGGCGCCATCCTCGTCATTCTCAACAACACCTATACCCCGACAGAAGCCATGTATGGCTTGAAGTTTTCTGATAGCAAAATCTTCTTCACAACACCAAGAATTGGCCGACTCGACCAGACACAACTGCTACAGCAACtcgagaacaagaagacGGCTCCCAAGGTTGTGATGCTTCGAGGAGATGAAACTGGCAAATATGAGACATATGATGGCTTGGTCACAGCTGGTCGTCGACGAAACCACCAGCGCCTGTATCAAGCCATGACGAAGGTGTTGCCGCATCAGGTCGTTAACCTTCAATTCACCAGTGGAACAACTGGACTTCCAAAGGCCGCTATGCTCACACACCAGTAAGTAGACCCTCTATGAGTCAGCTTGTAAACGACAAGTCTGGAAACACGTACTGATGATCGAGCAGTAATCTGGTCAACAACTCCCGATTTATTGGCGATCGTATGCGACTTGGACCTGCTGACGTATTGTGCTGTCCTCCACCACTGTTCCACTGCTTCGGTCTGGTGCTTGGTCTTCTTGCTGTCATCACCCATGGTGGCAAGATCGTCTACCCCGCTGAAGTCTTTGATATTCAGGCGACACTTCAAGCGATTTCTGACGAGCAATGCACCGCTGTTCACGGCGTCCCCGCCATGTTCGACTCGCTCTTCCAAGCCAAGTGGCCCGAAAACTTCAACTGTGATAATCTCCGCACCGGAATCATTGCTGGTGCACCAGTGCCACGATATCTGATGGAGCTTCTTGTCAACCGTTTTGGAATGAACGAATTCACTAGCAGTTACGGTCTTACTGAGGCGTCACCGACTTGCTTCAACGCATTTACCGATGATTCCATCGACACTCGTCTTACAACTGTCGGTACGTTGATGCCTCATGCGAAGGCCAAGATTGTTGATCGCGATGGAAACATTGTCCCCATTGGCGAGCGTGGCGAGCTTTGCATCGGCGGTTACCAGCTCCAGGCTGGATACTGGAACAATTCAGAGAAGACCAATGAAGCTATGGCAAGGGATGCTTCAGGCGTTCTTTGGCTTCACACTGGCGACGAAGCTGTATTCGACGAGAATGGCTACTGCTCGATTACTGGTCGCTTCAAGgatatcatcatcagaggTGAGTGAATAATCTTGCCGGCAAGAAATGATTAGCTAACCTCGCTTCAACAGGCGGAGAGAACATTTATCCGCTTGAGATAGAAGAGCGTCTGATGGACCATCCGGCCATCACTCGTGCCATTGTGGTTGGTCTCAAGAACAAGCACTATGGTGAGGTCGTGGGTGCTTTTGTTGAGCTGGCCGATGGTCACCAGAAGCCCGCATTCGAGGAACTCAAAGACTGGTGTCGTAAGAGACTCGGCGGTCACAAGTCACCAGCGCATGTATTCTGGCTGGGCCATGATAACGTACCAGCTACAGTCCCTCTGACAGGAAGTGGTAAAGTACGCAAATTCGAGATGGCGAAATTGGGTGATGATCTCTTGCGAAAGCAGGAAAATGTATCGAGATTGTAAGCAAGTCTGGTTTGACTGACTTGGTTTGTTGGAGAAAATGCCTTGGAAGCGTAATGAAGTTTGATATTTAGAATGTGGATACAAAAGCTCAAGATAGAATTCGGTTTAATAGAAGCTGTATATGAGAAATGGAAGAAAGTGATTCAGCTCCTGTTGGTTTGTTCTGGGAAAGATGCGGGCAACCCTGCAAAATTCAAGTCACAGGTGAGACAAAGCAGGTACAACCATCACAGATCAGGCAGGCACCCCCTGGTAACCTTCCACGTTATGTACAGCATTGACTTTTCAATTCTAATTCTTTCGGCTGCTTTTGATTACCCATATACAAAAACAATATACAATAATTTAGATAAACCCTCCTACAGCTTGGGCACAAGACCCAATTTCGTACCAGCAACAACCTTTTCATTGTCTGTAAGTGGACACAGCTGGAAGAAGCGCTCGCGAGAAGACCGGACAAAGGCACTTCGCTGGTGCGGCAAGTCTACCAGCTTGTCCAATCCAGAACCATGAACAAAGTCATACATGACAATGGTGGTGTTTGTCTCCTGGGTTTCACCCACCACAAACATAGTGCGAGGATCGTCAAGGTAGAGGTAGTGCATCAAACTGCTCCACCAAGCAGACACGCGATGGGGTCCACGGAAGCGTACATCGCCTACAAGTGAGTGACGACCGCGGTCGAAGTCACCCGCGTTGAAATAACCACCGAGGCGATCCTCCTATTAACACGTGTCAGAACGTCGTCAAGAAATGGACAATACGGGGATGAACATACCTTGGCCCAGTAGACCTCAAAATATGCGAAAGAGGTGTCATTCCACTTTGCAAGCAGAGCAATGACGTGAGGGTCATCGTGAACCTTGTGAAGATATTCCTGGTGTTGTTCCAGAGTACCGGTGAGATTCCAGCCTTGAGAGACACGAGGGTCATTTTGCCATTCGTGAAAGAGGCGTACATGCTCAGTATCTGAATAATCGACAGAAACCATGGAAAATGTTTCGTTGAGATGGGGAATCCATCGGCTGTAGACCGTTGCGCCAGGTGCAGGCTTAACTGGTCTGACTGGATGCCATGACTGTTGAACCCGCTCAGGATCATCAGGATCGCCAGCAACTGTGATGGTGGTTGTGTTGTGCAGAGGAGTCAAAGGGTATGATCCAAGAGGGTTTGATGCTGGCAGAGACGCAGGTGATTCGACAGGGCACCAAACCGGTCGGGGACCAAAAGGTGATCCAGCACCTTGCCAGAAAGTGCTTCgcaagagaagaacaagactttCGTCAGTCTTGTCTGAGGCCTGGCGCTTCTCTCGGCCCTTGAGTGGGTGGTCAATTGCGAGCAAGACCGCTGTTAGCTGCTGGCCCAGAAcactggcactggcaccTCGAAGCTCTAATCGATATGACTCTACATTCGTTCTCAAGGTGAAGAGTGCATATGTCAATAGCCAGACCTGCGTCAAAGTTGGCGCCTCGGCTTCATCCCAATACACAGTGACGCATGGTGAGCGACGAGCCCGAGCCCAAGGGCTATTATTGGATTGAGGTGGAAGTTGACTCGATTTAAGATCAACTGGGTCTGAAAAGATGAGGCCGGGATTTTGGAGGTCGAAAGGCAGAGCTTTGGCTGGCGCAGGACCTTTTTGGACAAGCTTGTACACGGGGGTGCTCACACCTAGTGGTGTCGAGGCTGCTTCGATTGTGTACTCAGTTTGGTATGGGTGAGGTAGCTTGACGATGGTCTCGTCAGCTTTGAGATTAGAGAATGTTCCTGATGGGGTCGACATTGTTATCGCAGCTGAGTATGAGAAACTTGGAGTCAGTAGAGACGTGGAaagggagaggaagaagagttgGACTACACTGAGAAGCTATTCGCAACAGGACAGGGAGCTCACTGCAGAAGTGGAACAGGTTCGGCGTATCGTGTTCGTTAATTCCGCATCTTTGAGATACATATGTTCGGCTCTTGTGGACTGAAGTTTGTAGACTAACTAGGTACTTCGTATCCTAAACTCCATCGACGACGCAATAACGGAACCATTTAGTAAGATTTTATGGCTGGCAGACGCTGACGATCCCGGACTGATCAGGGTCAAGATTATCAAGTGGATCCGAGCGGATCTGATAACATGAGCCCTTGTTCAcccatttttcttttttcttcctcacaCGCCCCCTTCGTCACCCGATCGTCGGACTTCTCGTCCATTCGAGGGTCTAAGACAAAATTTACGTAGTATTGCCCATTTTGACCGCTCGTTAGCACGATCTGATAAACCGCTCAACGAACGACACTAACTAAAAGTTTCCACACCATCCCACCGATCCCTGTTGGCGTGGCAAAAAATTCATCATGAACCTTGCCGGATACAGAAGCTGCACCTAATGGGGGAATTATGACCTGATGGATTCTCAACCGCCGAAGGTATCCTGGAACAAAGGTTCCCGTTGAAACACAAGCTTGACCTGAGTTCTAGCTCTCTATCCTTTCAAGTGGAAGCATTCGTTTTGTAATAGAGTAAGAACATGCTGTACAGGCTTGCTGCATCATCATCCAGAATATGCCATACTTCCGTTTAAGCGGAATAGAGATGACTATCTCGATGTAACATCAATATGAGGTCTAAGTTTCACGGGCTTCGTTTAAACGCATAGAGACCAGAAGCGGTCGGCGTTGGGAAATTCTCAAGGAGCCCTGTACTAAACATATAAAAAGAGATGAGCAAAGAACTAGTCTGAAAAGTCAGTGTAAGCCGGCTTAATATAGCCGCCTTTTGTAGTTCTGGCCGAGTGTCTCGATTGCTTGAATGATGCTTCATACACGAGCTTGTGAGAGACAGATTGTTCGTATAATATGACTCGACTCCCGATGTATTGAAGTGAATTTAGACACTTGGCTTCTATATATCCGTCGTGGATACTACGATGACTCTAATGCTTTTGCAGCTGTTGATCGCCAGTATGCATGCCGATCGATCCCGACACTCAGGTACAGACGATCTCTCAGTTCCACCGTTGGGGTAAGATCTTATCAATCAGTTCTCATCTGAAACACTAGGTCATTATTACCGGCTATCAGATTTCAGGTGACACTCGGAGAAATTCTTGGTTGTTGGGATGGTAGAGGAAGACTCTGAGTCCACCATTTAGGAACTGTCAATCTTTCCTATAATTTTCTTCGTGATTTTGGCTTGGTTCTTCTTTGCCTATTTGAAGCATATTAAGGAATCGATATATTCAAGAAGTTGACTAACATGTGAATGGGAAAACTGCAGCCCCTATGGGAAATCTCTTCAGTTCTGGAATGGCGGTACCCACGAACTTCCTTCATTGCGAATCAATCCGGGCCAAAAGAAATCTTTATTTAGGATGTTAAACAAGTTGACCTTAGTCACGAGGCGCGTTGCAGAATTATTCAGTCGTTTTCCTATTGCCACGCGCCTATACTCATAAGCTTTCGCATAAGCTCAACGTATCAAACTAAAGATATTCTTAAGAAAGCTGTCCTACCATCTCTCAGCCTCGCACCGACTGCTGttacttattattctttgCGCATATTGATAACCTTGATTTGTACCGCTCGCACTTTGCTACATAAGTCTAACCGGCTCTACTGGCAATGCCCAGTCGGATAGCAAGCAATGCCGAGGATGGCTTCGAACCTGTACAGAGCTGAACAGTCCGACGTTAAGCCTTGTTGCACGGTAAAGAAATTGTATTCAACCGAATAAGCATACAAACATACCCCAACTACACAGTCCAACATATGGCACATTCAGTCGCCTCACGCCAATTCATCTATGTGATATCCCAAACGCCAAACCCCATTATTATCTATGCTCAAGCCTTAGCCTCGTCAATCTTGCGACCACCAAGCTGCATGTAATTCCAGCAAACTATCATCAATGGTCAGTAACTTTCTCCTACGTACAAATCAGATCGACTTACTTGTCCAACCCAGATCATCTCTGAAACAAGACTGGAGAACATCCTCGCCAGCCGTGGTGCCAGTGTCCGGACTAGAAGCAACTGCCTTCTTGCCAACTGCAAGACCAATAACAGGTGGGTAGACTGCGATCTCTTTATATGAGGGAACGTGTCCAGCTCGCTGGCTGAGAATATTCTGGTGGATATTCAATGCGACGTAGTGGCCTTGATGCATGGCGCCACCACATCGCTTGATGCCAGGCcacttcgtgatatcgccAGCGGCGTAGTGAAATTCAGCATTTGGTGTGCCTTCTTCGAACTGCAGGCTGGAGAGAAATTAGTCAGTGATGAGACGTAAGAGGAATTTGTTTGCCTTACTTGGGCTTGATCTTCACCAAGCCATCCTCATCGAGTGCGGAGGCGGGCAGATATGTGGTAGTGGGAACACTTCTGGAGATGGCCATGATCACCACACTAGCAGACATCTTGTGACCGTTGGTAAACTCAACTTCATACTTCTCGCTGCCGTCGGTAGTCTCGACCTTGCTCTTGGAAGCCAGACGGTGGTTCATGAGGACTTCAACGCCAGCCTCACAAAGCAACTCAAGTGCCACGTCCTTGGTCTCGTCAGGGAGACCCTCGGATGAGAGAAGCTTGTCACGCGAATGGGCAAGTGTTACGTTGAGGTGAGGCTTGACCATCTTAAGCTCGGCCGCCATTTCAATGCCGACAGCACCTCCGCCGACCACTACGACGCCGTGCTTAGCATTCTGAACAGCGTTGATATGGTTCTCGGCTTCAAAGAGGTATTGCTTTCGAGTCAAGGACTGTGGGACTACGGGCCAGACGCGGCGCAGACCTGTGGCGGCAACAAGGTAGTCATATTCGAGAGTGCTCTTCTCTTCGGTGAGGTGGGCTGAGATGGTAGCTTTCTTTGAAGCGGGGTCGACGCTGGTAACTGAACCTTGGATGATGTTGAGTCTGGGATCTTTGAGGCCGAGGATATCAGAGTATTTGACCCAATTCTTCTTGGAAAAGGCAGAGTCGGCAAGGGCCATGGGAGAGCCGATTAAGTGGTCTGCAATGTGTCAGTATCATATATTTCGGCTCTGAGAAAAAGGAAACTTACAGTAACCATCTCTTTCATCAACGATGGTGATCTCGATGTTGAAAGTAGGCAAGTTGGGGTGATGAGTATATGGCTCAGAGTTCATGCGGGGGGAATAACCCTGGCTCAGATCCAACAGGTTGACGGCAGCAGACAGACCACCATAACATCCACCGAGGATAAGCACACGCACAGCGTTTGATGATTCTGGAAGCGAGCCCATTGTAGCGAATCCTTTGACTGTATGGACTATGGAGTGTGTTGAAGACAGGAGCTGCTGACGTGATGCTCTAGAGACAGATGTTGCAGGGAGACAAAGATTCGGCGCAACAAAAGTTGATAAGGAAGCACGGGATGTGGCAGAAAGTCTTGTCTGAGTACGAGTGTGGGTGGCTTTAGAAAGTCGTCCCGGGAACTTGGTGAATACTCGAGAGATGATCATGAGCCTAGGaatgaggaagagaagagaaagaaatagTCCAAGCTATTAAAGAAGGGAAAGGAGGTCAGAGAAATGCCGATCCGGGTATAAATGAAGCAACCGCCAACGTGAGAACAAAACACTTGACACATGATGCTCGGTATCGTACTCGGCTGAAAGCCCTCAACATCGGGCCAAGACCGGCCTCCTCTGGGGACAAGGGTTCATCTCCCTGGTTTCTGTCATGACAAGTCCCCAGTTTCCCATCATGAGTAAATCACGAATGACCAGTAACAAAACAGATTTGGCCGGATTGTAGCGGGGCATGCTCCATTGTGATGATGTTGGGGACTTTTTGAAGATGCTAACGATGTGGAGTTAAAGTTATCAGATCCGTCCAAGACAGCGGTAGTCAGCCACTGAGAGAACTGTCTCCACTGGTTAGGATGAGGACAAGAATTATCAGATCCGACGGAAGCCATTTTCACCGCTTAGTCATGATATCAGACACAGTGAGAAGACCGTTATCTGATCAAATTGCTACCAATGTTTCCACATTGTGTGCAACCATTCCGGACTAATGGTTCGTAGCGTAGGACGGACAGACGAGTTGGGCCGATCTCCTTGTGCTTTTTGAAGATCAGCAAGGATATGCTTGTGTAAACAATTGAACTGAGTCATTTTCAACTCCAAGTAACAGCTACTAATGCCAATATTGACTTCGTAGACTTTAATGTGCGACAGCTGTGTCCTTATTGCTTGCTCAAAGTGCCCTCTTTCTTTGTATAGAGTACGAATACTTGTTAAGTTGTACGCCGATCTGATAACCCAACCCAATAATGATGGTTGTCACACACATGCTGGTCTTGGCAGCCTAGTTACTCAAAAATTATCTGATCGGAAGAATCCTTGGACAATCTGATGTGGCTGTTTGTCACTCACGCATGGAATAAGTGCTTGGCTTAGAAACGGCGATAACAATTGATTTCTACAGAAAAACTGATACAACATTCTCCAGAGTATTGCTCGACTAGCATTATGAAGCACTCAAGCTACTTTGGGCCAGGTTACGGTAAACGTCACATTATCTGCTTGTTCCAACGGCATGTATCAACGTCTTTGCAGCGTAGGATCGGCTTGCCCTTGCTACTTGACCCTGTAAACGTATTCCGCATTATCATCAAAATCATTCCGTCTGCCAGACCTTATTCTCTTCTTCAGTGGGGATGTTCAATCCTTCGCGTCTCTAGCACGGTGACCTTATCCCCATTAGAGATGCCAAGCCAAGACCAGGGTAAGACCTACTATAAAATTATGCTTGTTTAAGAGCGAACTAGAGGCAGAGGCTCTGCTCCGTCTCCGTCTCCGTCTCCGTTCCGGCTTTTCTAACTTGTTCCTCACTAGTGATTGTCCAGGGCTGATTCTATTGCTTACCGAAGGAGAGGTCGAGGCAAAGGCAAACCTCTGAGCTTTAGGCCACAAAAATAAATGACCAAAGAGTGTGGACTACTGCAGCACAATATGAGTTACTAATTTAGACCCTTACGGTCAACCATCCTCGCTTTTGTATTCCCGAGGAGAGGGTCCTTGGGTTCGCCAAGATGGCCATACCTTTTGACTGGTCTTGAAGGCCAATGTTTAGCGGCACGGCAAATTTCTCATCATGAGTTTTATTTCCTCTcattttcctttcctttcctttcctttcccaTCTGTGTCTGTTGTAAATCGCAAGTTGTAAACGTATCATCGTTACCTTGCAACTCACGTCAAGATGTCAGTCCCTTCGCCTGAGACGAAGAGAAATAAGGCAAGTTTTACACCTAAAATACAAATCCATCCGTAATAGTCTTTGGCTTGCATTATTGCTAACACCCTTCACAGCTgcgctccttcttctcctacTTCCAACTCCTCT carries:
- the SAT14 gene encoding putative O-acetyltransferase sat14, with translation MSTPSGTFSNLKADETIVKLPHPYQTEYTIEAASTPLGVSTPVYKLVQKGPAPAKALPFDLQNPGLIFSDPVDLKSSQLPPQSNNSPWARARRSPCVTVYWDEAEAPTLTQVWLLTYALFTLRTNVESYRLELRGASASVLGQQLTAVLLAIDHPLKGREKRQASDKTDESLVLLLRSTFWQGAGSPFGPRPVWCPVESPASLPASNPLGSYPLTPLHNTTTITVAGDPDDPERVQQSWHPVRPVKPAPGATVYSRWIPHLNETFSMVSVDYSDTEHVRLFHEWQNDPRVSQGWNLTGTLEQHQEYLHKVHDDPHVIALLAKWNDTSFAYFEVYWAKEDRLGGYFNAGDFDRGRHSLVGDVRFRGPHRVSAWWSSLMHYLYLDDPRTMFVVGETQETNTTIVMYDFVHGSGLDKLVDLPHQRSAFVRSSRERFFQLCPLTDNEKVVAGTKLGLVPKL
- a CDS encoding hypothetical protein (BUSCO:28345at5125), producing MGSLPESSNAVRVLILGGCYGGLSAAVNLLDLSQGYSPRMNSEPYTHHPNLPTFNIEITIVDERDGYYHLIGSPMALADSAFSKKNWVKYSDILGLKDPRLNIIQGSVTSVDPASKKATISAHLTEEKSTLEYDYLVAATGLRRVWPVVPQSLTRKQYLFEAENHINAVQNAKHGVVVVGGGAVGIEMAAELKMVKPHLNVTLAHSRDKLLSSEGLPDETKDVALELLCEAGVEVLMNHRLASKSKVETTDGSEKYEVEFTNGHKMSASVVIMAISRSVPTTTYLPASALDEDGLVKIKPNLQFEEGTPNAEFHYAAGDITKWPGIKRCGGAMHQGHYVALNIHQNILSQRAGHVPSYKEIAVYPPVIGLAVGKKAVASSPDTGTTAGEDVLQSCFRDDLGWTICWNYMQLGGRKIDEAKA